The nucleotide sequence CCATCCATAATGCCGCCCGAAGCAATGACCGGTATTTTCAGAGCATCCACAATCTGCGGAACCAGCGCTATGGTTCCCACCATGCCCGAGTTAAAGTCCCCGGCAAATGTTCCACGGTGGCCTCCGGCTTCGCTGCCTTGTGCTACCACCGCATCAACACCCGCGCTTTCCAGCAAGGCCGCTTCAGCGACTGTTGTTGCCGTGCCCACTACGAACAGCCCGCACCGCTTGATTGCTTCCATTGCGTTCGCAGGAAGTGTACCGAAGGTGAAGCTAAAGACGGAAGCGCCAGTTTCGATGGCGGCATCCAGTTGTTTTGGGAATGAACTGCCAACAGATTCGGGCATGGAGGGAGCTGGTAAGCCCAACTCTGCGAAGAAGGGCGCTACACGCTCGAGCGCAGCTTGGGTTTGTTTTGGGACCTGCGGAACCGGCCAGGGCGCGAACAGATTAATGCCAAATCTCTGCGCGGTTTGCTCACGAACTGCGCGTCCTCGGTCAATGATCTGCTCTGGTGTCAGGTATGCCGCCCCAATAAAGCCCAGCGCTCCGGCATTGCATACTGCCGCAACCAGATCGGGTGTGTCCCCGCCGCCCGCAAGCGGCGCCTGAATGATGGGATGCGTCAACCGCAGTTGCTTGGTCAAAGCTGTACTAATTCCCATTCGCTTCCCTCGCTTTCGATGGCGACGCAGAAGGCAATCACCACGGCTACAACAGTAGTATAGGAGGATTAATTCTCATTGAGTTTGGTTGCGGCCCCAATTTCGAAACCAGCGAAGCCCATTTATACTCTTCCTTGCATTTCAGGAGCTTAGAATGAAGTTGCTTTTCGTGATTGCGGTCTTCTGTATGGTTGCTGCTGCCCAAACGAACTCAAAGAAGACGGCCGGCAAAGGACAATCAAAAACCGGCAATCCCCCGCAAGCTGTCTCCTGCCGAACCGATGATTTCATGCGCGAGTCGCTGGCGCTTTTTCCCGTCGGCGCCTCCCAGGCGGGATATCACAAGCACACCGACGCCGTCAC is from Terriglobales bacterium and encodes:
- a CDS encoding nitronate monooxygenase, with protein sequence MGISTALTKQLRLTHPIIQAPLAGGGDTPDLVAAVCNAGALGFIGAAYLTPEQIIDRGRAVREQTAQRFGINLFAPWPVPQVPKQTQAALERVAPFFAELGLPAPSMPESVGSSFPKQLDAAIETGASVFSFTFGTLPANAMEAIKRCGLFVVGTATTVAEAALLESAGVDAVVAQGSEAGGHRGTFAGDFNSGMVGTIALVPQIVDALKIPVIASGGIMDGRGIAAALALGSSAVQMGTAFLTCKEAGVPEAYKEAILNAHEDETRITRAFSGRPARGIVNRFMTAVEPDGNLAAILPFPIQNALTRPLRTAAAQQGRAEFLSLWAGQGVRLARRQSAADLVARLVNETEAAIARL